The proteins below are encoded in one region of Limnochorda pilosa:
- the jag gene encoding RNA-binding cell elongation regulator Jag/EloR, with translation MLESSGRTVEEAVEAALQEMGANREQVEVEVLEEGTRGFLGILGAREARVRVRIQVKPEEQNRKAREFLEGLLSRMKMDCGLETRFGEDQILHVNLTGSELGALIGRRGQTLEAIQYLVNVVANRGEADYQRILLDAEGYRDRRAEVLERLARRKARQVAETGQRVVLEPMNPWERRIVHLAVREMAEIETYSEGEEPNRRVVITKAPRGG, from the coding sequence ATGCTGGAGAGCTCAGGACGAACGGTAGAAGAGGCGGTTGAGGCTGCGCTTCAGGAGATGGGCGCGAACCGCGAGCAGGTGGAAGTGGAGGTCCTGGAGGAGGGCACGCGCGGCTTCCTGGGGATCCTGGGCGCGCGGGAGGCTCGGGTGCGGGTTCGCATTCAGGTGAAGCCCGAGGAGCAGAACCGCAAGGCGCGCGAGTTCCTGGAGGGCCTCCTTTCCAGGATGAAGATGGACTGCGGGCTCGAGACCCGCTTCGGAGAGGACCAGATCCTCCACGTGAACCTGACGGGCAGCGAGCTGGGGGCTCTCATCGGCCGGCGAGGGCAGACGCTGGAGGCCATCCAGTACCTGGTGAACGTGGTGGCCAACCGCGGCGAGGCGGATTACCAGCGGATCCTTCTGGACGCGGAGGGCTATCGTGACCGGAGGGCCGAGGTCCTGGAACGCCTGGCCCGGCGCAAGGCGCGTCAGGTGGCGGAGACGGGCCAGCGGGTCGTGCTTGAGCCCATGAACCCATGGGAACGGCGGATCGTGCACCTGGCGGTCAGGGAGATGGCGGAGATCGAGACGTACTCGGAGGGCGAGGAACCCAACCGACGGGTGGTCATCACAAAGGCCCCACGTGGCGGGTGA
- a CDS encoding YidC/Oxa1 family membrane protein insertase encodes MQWLNELMRALLEGAYGLTHSWGLAIILLTVGVRAVMYPLTVRQSQGMEVMKRLQPKIQELQKKYKDRPDEMQRRMMALYKEHNYNPLSGCLPLLLQFPILIGLFNVLRTYEFSSGFLWLNLSAPDPYYVMPVLSAVTTYAQMMQTATGDKSQRMMMMLMPVFIGWISISFPGGLVLYWVVSNLLGIVQQWMISRRMSVQRRSSEAT; translated from the coding sequence ATGCAGTGGCTCAACGAGTTGATGCGCGCTTTGCTCGAAGGTGCCTACGGGCTCACCCACAGCTGGGGGCTGGCGATCATCCTCCTGACCGTCGGCGTGCGGGCGGTCATGTACCCGCTGACGGTGCGGCAGAGCCAGGGCATGGAGGTCATGAAACGGCTCCAGCCGAAGATCCAGGAGCTTCAGAAGAAGTATAAGGACCGGCCGGACGAGATGCAGCGCCGGATGATGGCGCTCTACAAGGAGCACAACTACAATCCGCTCTCCGGATGCTTGCCCCTCCTGTTGCAGTTTCCGATCCTCATCGGGCTCTTCAACGTGTTGCGGACCTACGAGTTCAGCAGCGGCTTCTTGTGGCTGAACCTGAGTGCCCCTGACCCATATTACGTGATGCCGGTCCTATCAGCGGTGACCACCTACGCGCAGATGATGCAGACGGCGACGGGGGACAAGTCGCAACGGATGATGATGATGCTGATGCCCGTCTTCATCGGATGGATCAGCATCAGCTTCCCTGGCGGGCTCGTGCTCTACTGGGTGGTGAGCAACCTGCTGGGAATCGTGCAGCAGTGGATGATCTCCCGCCGCATGAGTGTCCAGCGGAGGAGCAGTGAGGCCACGTGA
- the yidD gene encoding membrane protein insertion efficiency factor YidD, with product MTKRRTGLSAAGVWAVARAVRAYQVAVSPLFPPSCRYYPTCSTYAVQAVEKYGVARGLVMGAKRVARCHPWHAGGYDPVP from the coding sequence GTGACGAAGAGGCGCACGGGCCTGTCGGCTGCCGGCGTCTGGGCGGTGGCGCGGGCGGTGCGGGCCTACCAGGTGGCGGTGTCACCGCTCTTTCCGCCCAGTTGTCGTTACTACCCTACGTGCTCGACGTATGCCGTTCAGGCGGTGGAGAAGTACGGGGTGGCGCGCGGCCTGGTGATGGGCGCGAAGCGGGTGGCACGGTGCCATCCGTGGCACGCGGGAGGGTATGATCCCGTGCCGTGA